Proteins encoded together in one Gadus chalcogrammus isolate NIFS_2021 chromosome 18, NIFS_Gcha_1.0, whole genome shotgun sequence window:
- the LOC130371978 gene encoding chymotrypsinogen B-like isoform X1: protein MASWALGLLLLAFAWNGQEIQAQDCGMAPLNPRVVGGGASSQGSWPWLASLHIGSAGVPRFHTCGGTLLNQQWVLTAAHCIQSMTVGDYAVFLGRQTQQGPNPNEIQRSVRQIFIHPSYNVSPVNGSDLALLRLDSAVQYSNYIRPVCLADSASTFNDTFCYLTGWGKQTQNANAVSNVIQRALIPVVSRAQCQRHFPSVNITAAMLCAGEPGKGICQGDSGSPLICQQNSAWIQAGVVSFGDICAKGIPDVYTRVSAHQTWIRDQVAAGGGPAEVAQIGFSTFVSGGGATGSSSSSSTAGLRHVTLSSLLLMMSLLG, encoded by the exons ATGGCATCATGGGCACTAGGACTCCTGCTATTGGCCTTTGCATGGAATGGGCAAG AAATCCAGGCACAGG ATTGTGGAATGGCCCCCCTCAACCcgagggtggtggggggcggggcctcatcCCAAGGGAGCTGGCCCTGGCTGGCCAGCCTGCACATCGGCAGCGCCGGCGTCCCCAGGTTCCACACGTGCGGAGGCACCCTGCTCAACCAGCAGTGGGTGCTGACCGCCGCCCACTGCATACAGTC GATGACGGTGGGCGACTACGCCGTGTTCCTGGGCCGGCAGACCCAGCAGGGACCCAACCCCAACGAGATTCAGCGCAGCGTGCGTCAGATCTTCATCCACCCCAGCTACAACGTCAGCCCCGTGAACGGCAGCGACCTGGCCCTCCTGCGCCTCGACAGTGCCGTCCAGTACAGCAACTACATCAGACCCGTCTGCCTCGCGGACAGTGCCAGCACTTTCAATGACACTTTCTGTTATTTGACAGGCTGGGGCAAGCAGACACAAAATG ccaaCGCCGTCTCCAACGTGATCCAGCGTGCGCTGATTCCCGTGGTGTCCCGGGCGCAGTGCCAGCGCCACTTCCCAAGCGTGAACATCACCGCAGCCATGCTCTGCGCTGGAGAGCCGGGAAAGGGCATTTGCCAG ggggaTTCTGGGAGTCCCCTCATCTGTCAGCAGAACTCGGCGTGGATCCAGGCGGGCGTGGTCAGCTTCGGGGATATCTGTGCTAAGGGGATCCCTGACGTGTACACCCGGGTCTCTGCGCACCAGACCTGGATCAGGGACCaggtggcggcggggggagggCCGGCTGAGGTGGCCCAGATCGGCTTCTCTACCTTCGTCTCTGGCGGCGGGGCgaccggcagcagcagcagcagctccacggCGGGCCTCCGTCACGTCACGCTCTCCTCCCTGCTGCTGATGATGTCTCTTCTGGGCTGA
- the LOC130371314 gene encoding fructose-bisphosphate aldolase A: MPHAYPFLSPEQKKELSDIALRIVAPGKGILAADESTGSVAKRFESINAENTEENRRLYRQLLFTADERVDPCIGGVILFHETMYQKTDAGKLFPEHLKSRGMVVGIKVDKGVVPLAGTNGETTTQGLDGLYERCAQYKKDGADFAKWRCVMKITPTTPSRLAIVENANVLARYASICQMHGIVPIVEPEILPDGDHDLKRCQYVTEKVLAAMYKALSDHHVYLEGTLLKPNMVTAGHSCSHKYTNQEIAMATVTALRRTVPPAVPGITFLSGGQSEEEASINLNAMNQCPLARPWAVTFSYGRALQASALKAWQGKKENGKACQEELIKRALANSQACVGKYAPGGSSSAGGESLFVANHAY; the protein is encoded by the exons ATGCCTCACGCCTACCCATTCCTCAGCCCCGAGCAGAAGAAGGAGCTCAGCGACATCGCTCTTAGGATCGTCGCTCCCGGAAAGGGAATTCTCGCCGCAGACGagtccaccg GTAGCGTGGCCAAGCGCTTCGAGAGCATCAATGCTGAGAACACCGAGGAGAACAGGAGGCTGTACCGCCAGCTGCTCTTCACAGCTGACGAGCGCGTCGACCCCTGCATCGGAGGCGTGATCCTCTTCCACGAGACCATGTACCAGAAGACAGACGCCGGAAAGCTCTTCCCCGAGCACCTGAAGAGCAGAGGCATGGTGGTCGGGATCAAGGTGGACAAGGGCGTGGTGCCCCTCGCCGGGACCAACGGCGAGACCACCACCCAAG GTCTTGACGGTCTGTATGAGCGCTGTGCCCAGTACAAGAAGGACGGCGCTGACTTCGCCAAGTGGCGCTGTGTGATGAagatcacccccaccaccccctccagacTGGCCATCGTCGAGAACGCCAACGTGCTGGCCCGCTATGCTAGCATCTGCCAGATG CACGGCATCGTGCCCATCGTGGAGCCCGAGATCCTGCCCGACGGCGACCACGACCTGAAGCGCTGCCAGTATGTCACAGAGAAGGTCCTGGCCGCCATGTACAAGGCCCTGTCCGACCACCACGTGTACCTGGAGGGAACCCTGCTCAAGCCCAACATGGTGACGGCCGGACACTCCTGCTCACACAAGTACACCAACCAGGAGATCGCCATGGCGACCGTCACCGCCCTGCGCCGCACCGTGCCCCCAGCAGTCCCTG GCATCACCTTCCTGTCCGGTGgtcagagtgaggaggaggcctCCATCAACCTGAACGCCATGAACCAGTGCCCCCTGGCCCGGCCCTGGGCCGTCACCTTCTCCTACGGCCGTGCCCTGCAGGCATCGGCACTCAAGGCCTGGCAAGGCAAGAAGGAGAACGGCAAGGCCTGCCAGGAGGAGCTGATCAAGAGGGCTCTG GCTAACAGCCAGGCCTGCGTGGGTAAGTACGCGCCCGGTGGAAGCAGCAGCGCCGGCGGGGAGTCCCTGTTCGTGGCCAACCACGCCTACTAG
- the LOC130371978 gene encoding chymotrypsinogen B-like isoform X2, producing MAPLNPRVVGGGASSQGSWPWLASLHIGSAGVPRFHTCGGTLLNQQWVLTAAHCIQSMTVGDYAVFLGRQTQQGPNPNEIQRSVRQIFIHPSYNVSPVNGSDLALLRLDSAVQYSNYIRPVCLADSASTFNDTFCYLTGWGKQTQNANAVSNVIQRALIPVVSRAQCQRHFPSVNITAAMLCAGEPGKGICQGDSGSPLICQQNSAWIQAGVVSFGDICAKGIPDVYTRVSAHQTWIRDQVAAGGGPAEVAQIGFSTFVSGGGATGSSSSSSTAGLRHVTLSSLLLMMSLLG from the exons ATGGCCCCCCTCAACCcgagggtggtggggggcggggcctcatcCCAAGGGAGCTGGCCCTGGCTGGCCAGCCTGCACATCGGCAGCGCCGGCGTCCCCAGGTTCCACACGTGCGGAGGCACCCTGCTCAACCAGCAGTGGGTGCTGACCGCCGCCCACTGCATACAGTC GATGACGGTGGGCGACTACGCCGTGTTCCTGGGCCGGCAGACCCAGCAGGGACCCAACCCCAACGAGATTCAGCGCAGCGTGCGTCAGATCTTCATCCACCCCAGCTACAACGTCAGCCCCGTGAACGGCAGCGACCTGGCCCTCCTGCGCCTCGACAGTGCCGTCCAGTACAGCAACTACATCAGACCCGTCTGCCTCGCGGACAGTGCCAGCACTTTCAATGACACTTTCTGTTATTTGACAGGCTGGGGCAAGCAGACACAAAATG ccaaCGCCGTCTCCAACGTGATCCAGCGTGCGCTGATTCCCGTGGTGTCCCGGGCGCAGTGCCAGCGCCACTTCCCAAGCGTGAACATCACCGCAGCCATGCTCTGCGCTGGAGAGCCGGGAAAGGGCATTTGCCAG ggggaTTCTGGGAGTCCCCTCATCTGTCAGCAGAACTCGGCGTGGATCCAGGCGGGCGTGGTCAGCTTCGGGGATATCTGTGCTAAGGGGATCCCTGACGTGTACACCCGGGTCTCTGCGCACCAGACCTGGATCAGGGACCaggtggcggcggggggagggCCGGCTGAGGTGGCCCAGATCGGCTTCTCTACCTTCGTCTCTGGCGGCGGGGCgaccggcagcagcagcagcagctccacggCGGGCCTCCGTCACGTCACGCTCTCCTCCCTGCTGCTGATGATGTCTCTTCTGGGCTGA